Within Streptomyces roseirectus, the genomic segment GGTACGGCGGGTCGTCGCCGCGACCGAGACCCTGCGCTCGCGCTTCACGGCGGACGACGACGTACGCCTCGTCGTCGACCCGGCGCCCCGATGGGCCATGCCCGTGGTCGAGTTGGCCGATCTGGAGGCGGCGCGCGCCTGGATGGCGGCGGACTTCGCCGTCCCGTTCGACCTGGGCCAAGGTCCCCTGTTCCGGTACGCGCTCCTGCGGCTGGGCGCCGGGCACTGGATCTGGTACCAGGCGTACCACCACATCGCGGTGGACGGCTTCAGCTGCTCCCTGATCGCCCGCCGCGTCGCCGACGCGTACTCCGCGCCCGCCGCCCCGGTTCCGCCCGCGCCCCTCGCGGTCCTGGCCGACGCCGACGACGCCTACCGCGCGAGCGAGGCGTACGAGCGCGACCGCGCCCACTGGACGGACGCCCTCGCCGACCGGCCCGCCCCGGTGGGCCTCAGTGGGCGCCCGCCGCAGGTCACCGCCGGTTTCCTGCGCCGCACCGGTCATCTCCCGCACGCGGCGGGCGAGTTGGTGCACGCCGCCGCCGAGGGGTCCGGCACCCGCTGGTCGCGCGTGGTCCTCGCGGCGACGGCCGCCTACGTCAGCGCCCTGACCGGTGCCCGGGACGTCGTCCTCGGGCTCGCGGTGACCGGCCGCACGGGCGAGGCCGAACTCGCGACGCCGGGCATGGCGTCGAACGCGCTCCCGCTGCGGCTGCCGGTCCGGCCGGACGCCCCGGCCGCCGACCTCGTGCGCGAGGCCGCCCGCGCCACCCGTGACCTGCTGGCCCACCAGCGGTACCGGGGCGAGGAGTTGCGGGCCGCGCTGGACTGGCCGCAGGACGGCCGGCGGTTCTTCGGGCCGGTCGTCAACATCATGGCGTTCGGGCCGGAGTTGAGGTTCGACGGGCATCCGACGACCCGTCACAACCTGTCCACGGGCCCGGTCGAGGACCTGGCGGTCAACGTCTACGACCGCGCGGACGGCGACGGCATCCGCGTCGACCTCGACGCGAGCCCCGCGCACTACACCGACGCCCGACTCACCGCCCACCACGGCCGTTTCCTGCGCTTCCTGGAGCGGTTCGCCGAGGCCGCCACGACCGACACCCCCGTCGGCCGCGTCCCGGTCACGCTCCCCGGCGAGGACTCCCGTCTCGACGGCAGCGCCCCGCGGCCCGACCACGCGACCGTCCCGGACCTCGTCGCCCGCACCTCCGACGCCCCGGCCCTCGTCCACGGCGACCGCACCACCACCTACCGCCAACTGCACGCCCGAGCCAATCAGTTGGCCCACCGTCTCCTGCGCCACGGCATCCGCCCCGAGGAGCGCGTCGCCGTCCTGCTCCCCCGCTCCGACACCCTCCTCGTCGCCCTGCTGGCCGTCCTCAAGGCGGGCGGCGCCTACGTCGGCCTCGACCCACTCAGCCCGAATGCCCCCGCCGACACCGGCGCCCGGCTGCTCCTGACGAATGGCGACGGCGCGGCGGACTCCGGTCTGTGTGTCGTCCGCGTCGACGACCCGACGCTCGCCGACGAGCCGGACACCGACCCCGTCGTGCCGCTGTACCCGGACCAACTCGCCTACGTCAGCTACACGTCCGGCTCCACCGGCGCCCCGAAGGGGGTCGCCGTCACGCACCGGGACGTCGTCGCGCTGGCCGGTGACTCGGCGTTCGGGGGCGGGGCGCACGCGCGGGTGCTGGTGCACTCGCCGACGGCGTTCGACGCGTCGACGTACGAGATGTGGGTGCCGCTGCTGAACGGGGGCACGGCGGTGGTCGCCGGGCCCGGTGAGGACGTGGACGCGGGCGCGGTGGCCCGGCTGACCGCGCGGCACGGGCTGACGGCGCTGTGGCTGACGGCCGGTCTGTTCCGGCTGGCCGCCGAGGCGGACCCGGCGTGTTTCGCGGGGCTGCGGCAGGTGTGGGCGGGCGGCGAGGCCGTCCCGGCGGCGACTGTGCGCCGGGTCCTGGCCGCGTGCCCGGGGCTGACCGTCACGAACGGCTACGGGCCGACCGAGACGACCACGTTCGCCACCGCCCGCTCCTGTGCCGACGCCGCGTCGGTGCCCGAACTCCTGCCGATCGGCGGCCCGTTGGACGGCATGCGCGCCTACGTCCTGGACGGCGCGCTGCGTCCGGTGCCGCGTGGCACGGCCGGTGAGCTGTACGTCGCCGGGGCCGGTGTCGCGCGCGGCTACCTCGGCCGTCCGGCGGCGACCGCCGAGCGTTTCACCGCCGACCCGTACGGGCCGCCCGGCGCCCGCATGTACCGCACCGGGGACCGTGTGCTCCTCACCACCGAGGGGGAGTTGGAGTTCCACGGGCGCGGTGACGCGCAGGTCGAGCTGCGCGGGGTGCGGATCGAGCCCGGCGAGGTCGAGGCCGCGCTCACCGCGTGTCCGGGGGTCGGTCAGGCCGTCGTGCTGGTCCGTGAGGAGCGGCTGATCGCGTGGGCGGTCACGAACGAGGATCCGGCCGTCCTGCGCGCCCGGCTGGCGGACCGGCTCCCGGAGCACCTGGTGCCGTCGGCGATCGTCCCGCTGGCCGGGCTGCCGCTGACGGCCCACGGCAAGGTGGACCGGGCCGCGCTTTCGGCACCGACGGCCTCGGCCGGCGCGCGCACCCCGCTGGAGTCGGCGCTGTGCGGTCTCTTCGCGGACGTGCTGGGGCTGCCGTCCGTGGGCCCCGAGGACAGTTTCTTCGCGCTCGGCGGGAACTCGCTGCTCGCGCTGCGCCTGGTGGGCCGCGCGCGGGACGAGCTGGGGGTGCGGCTGACGCTGCGGAACGTGTTCGGGGCGCCGACCCTGGCCGCTCTGGCGGAACGTGTCGCGCCCGCCGAGGCCGCTGTTCCCGCGCGGCCTGCCGCACCCGCCGTCTCCCGGCCCGTGCCGGGTGCCGTGCCCGACGAGGCTCCGCTGTCGTCGGCCCAGCGCCGGCTGTGGTTCCTGGACCGGCTGGAGGGCGCGGGCGCCGCGTACCACATCCCGCTGGCGGTACGGCTGACCGGCCGCCTCGACCAGGACGCCCTGCGCGCCGCCCTGGCCGACCTGGTGGAGCGGCACACCGTCCTGCGGACGGTCTACCCGGACACCGACGGAACACCGCGCCAGCGCCTGCTGAAGGCGGTCCGGCCCGAGCTGCACGGCGGGACGACACTGACGGAGGCGGCGAGCCGGGAGTTCCGCCTGTCGGACGACATCCCCTTCCGCGCCCACCTGTTGCCGGACGGCCCGGACTCCCACACCCTCCTCCTCGTCCTGCACCACATCGCCGCCGACGGCCAGTCCATGCGCCCCCTCCTGCGCGACCTGGCGACCGCGTACAGCGCCCGCCGGGAGGGCCGCGCCCCGGCGTGGGCGCCGCTGCCCGTGCAGTACGCCGACTTCGCGGTCTGGCAGCAGAACCTGCTGCGGGACGGCGAGTTGACGGGCACTCAGCTCGCGTACTGGAAGGAGGCGTTGGCCAATCTCCCCGACGAGCTGCCCCTGCCCACGGACCGGCCCCGCCCGCCGCGCGCGACGCATCGGGGCGGTGACGTCCCGGTCCGCTTCGACGGGGAACTGCACGCCCGGATCCGGGAGTTGGCCGCGCGGACCGCGACGACGCCCTTCATGGTGGTCCAGGCCGCCTTCGCCGCCCTGCTGACCCGGCTCGGCGCGGGCACCGACATCCCGCTCGGGACGCCGGTCGCGGGCCGGACGGACGGCGTCCTCGACAACCTGGTCGGCTGTTTCCTCAACACGCTGGTCCTGCGCACCGACACGTCCGGCTCCCCCACCTTCCGGGAGCTGCTGGGCCGGGTCCGGGAGACGGACCTCGCCGCGCACGCGCATCAGGAGCTGCCGTTCGAGCAGGTGGTGGACGCGCTCAACCCGCCGCGCTCGCTCGCCCGGCATCCGCTGTTCCAGGTGATGCTGGCGTTCCGGCCCGGCGACACCGACCCGCACCTCGTCCTGCCCGGCCTGACGTCCGAGCCGCTGCCGGTGGAGACGGGCGCCACGAAGATCGACCTCACGCTCAACCTGGGCGAACGCGGCACGTCGGGCGGCATCGAGGGCATCCTCCAGTACAACGCCGACCTGTTCGACCGGGGGACGGCCGAGGCTCTTGCCGTCCGGCTGGACCGGCTGCTGCGGGCCGCCGTCGCCGATCCGGACCGGTCCATCGGCGCGCTGGACCTGCTCGGCGCGGACGAACGGCTCCTGCTGCTGGAGGAGTTCAACGACACGGCGCGTGCGGTGCCGGAGGCGACGTTCCCCCGGGTCTTCGAGGCGCGGGCGGCCGAGGTGCCGGACGCGGTGGCGGTGACGGACACCTCGGTGAGCCTGACGTACCGTCAACTCGACGGTCGGGCCGAGTGGTTGGCGCGGGCGCTGGTCGCGCAGGGGGCGGGTCCGGGGCAGGTCGTCGCGTTCTGTCTGCCCCGGTCGGTCGAGATCGCCGTCGCCGTGCTGGCGGTGCTCAAGGCGGGGGCCGCCTATCTGCCGCTCGACCCGGACCATCCGGCGGAGCGGACGGCGTTCCTGCTGGCCGACGCGCGGCCGGTGTGCGTGATCGCTCACGAGTCAACGGGCTTCGATCTCCCGGTAGTCGCCCCGGACGCCGAAGGCCCCGAGGTCGAACTCCCCGAGGCGCGGCCCGCCGATCCGGCGTACCTGATCTACACCTCCGGCACGACGGGGCGGCCCAAGGGTGTCGTCGTCGAGCACCGCAACCTCACCAACTACGTGGCGCGTTGCGCGCGGGCGTACCCGAGTCTGCGGGGTGCCTCGCTGCTGCACGCGACCATGTCGTTCGACGCGACGGTGACGACGCTGCACGGGGCGCTGGCGGTCGGCGGGCGCGTGCACATCGCGGCCGTCCACGAGGCGGGCGCCGAGCCGCTGCCCGGCGGGTACACGTTCCTCAAGGCGACCCCGAGCCACCTGGCGCTGCTGCCCGCGCTGCCCTACGACCTGTCCCCCGCCGAGGAGTTCATGCTCGGCGGCGAGGCCCTGGTGGGCGAGGCGCTGCGGGCCTGGCGGCGTGAGCACCCGGGCGTCCGGCTGGTCAACCACTACGGGCCGACCGAGCTGACCGTCGGCTGCACCGACCACCGCATCGAGCCAGGCGACGACCTCCCGTCCGGTCCCGTGCCGGTGGGGCGGCCGATGTGGAACACCCGCGCGTACGTGCTGGACGCGTGGCTGAACCCCGTACCGGCCGGTGTGGAGGGCGAGTTGTACGTGGCGGGCGCCCAGGTCGCCCGGGGGTATCACGGGCGGCACTCGCTGACCGCCGAGCGGTTCGTCGCCGACCCGTACGGTCCGCCGGGCACGCGGATGTACCGCACGGGCGATCTGGCGGTGTGGCGCGCGGACGGCGCGCTGGAACTGCGCGGGCGCGCCGACGGCCAGCTGAAGGTGCGGGGGCTGCGGATCGAGCCGGGCGAGATCGAGGGCGTGCTGACCGCGTACGAGGGCGTGGAGCAGGCGGCCGTGGTGGTGCGCGAGGACCGGCCGGGGGTACGGAAGCTGGTCGGGTACCTGGTCGGGACGCCCGGGGACGACGTACGGGCGTACGCGGCGGGGCGGTTGCCGGAGCACATGGTGCCGGAGGCGTTCGTCGTGCTCGACGCGCTGCCGATGACGCCCAACGGCAAGCTGGACCGGGCGGCGCTGCCGGCGCCCGCCGTGGAGACGGGGAGCCGGGCGCCGCGCACGGCGGCGGAGGAGGCGCTGCGGGGCCTGTTCGCCGAGGTGCTGGGGTGCGCGCCGGACCAGGTCGGTGTGGACGACGGGTTCTTCGACCTCGGCGGCGACAGCATCGCCTCGATCCACCTCGTGAGCCGCGCCCTCGCGGCGGGGTTCGGGCTGAGCCCGCGTGACGTGTTCGAGCACCGGACGGTCGCCGCGCTGGCGGCGGTCGCGGTGAACCGCCCTGTCACGGCACGCCGTTCGGGCTCCCCGACCGGCCCCGTGCCGCTGACCCCGGCGATGTGGCGGCTGCGTGAACGCGGGGGCCCGGTCGGCTCGTTCAGCCAGTCGGTGCTGTTCGTGCTGCCCGCCGGGACGGACGCCAAGCGGCTCCAGGACGCCCTGGACGCCGTCGTGCGCCACCACGACGTGCTGCGGATGCGGGTGGCGACCGAGGGCGACTGGACGGCGCACATTCCGCCGGCCGGTGACGTGTCGGTGCCGCTGGAGCGGGTCGCGGACCTGGCGGCGCTGCTCGACGCTCCCACGCCTCGACTGCGGCCGGACGAGGGCGAGTTGGTGCGGGCGCTGTGGTGCGAGGGCAGGCTTTTGCTGACGGTGCATCACCTCGCGGTGGACGCCGTGTCGTGGGGCGTGCTGCGCGACGACCTGGCCGCCGCGTGGCGCGGTGAGCAACTGCCGCCGTGCGGGACGCCGTTCCGGGAGTGGGCGCGCCGGCAGCAGCGGGACGCGGTGGCGCGGGCGGGTGAACTCGACGTGTGGCGCGGGGTGTTCGCCGGGTTCCCGGTCCTCGACCCGGTGCGGGACGTCGTGGGCTCGATGCGGCACCTCACCCGTGAACTGCCGTCCCCGCTGACGGCGCAGGTGTTGACGGAGGTGCCCGCCGCGTTCCACGCGGGTCCCGACGACGTGCTTCTCGCCGGGCTGGCGCTCGCCTTCGCGCGGGTGCGGCGGGAGCCCGCGGTGCTGGTGGACGTCGAGCGGCACGGCCGTGAGGGTGCCGAACTGGCGCGCACGGTCGGCTGGTTCACCAGTGTCGTGCCGACCCGGCTCGACCTCACGGGGCTCGATCCGGCGGACGCCGGGCAGGTGCTGCGGGCGGTGAAGGAGCAGGTGCGGTCGGTGCCGGACCGGGGTGTCGGGTACGGCCCGCTGCGGCACCTCAACCCCGAGACGGGCCCGGTGCTGGCCGCGCTGCCCGCGCCCCGGGTCGGCTTCAACTACCTGGGCCGCACGGCCGTCGAGCCGGTCGCGGACTGGTCGTTCGCCCCGGAGAAGCTGTCCGGCGCGCTGTCCCTGGGCGCCGCGCACGACCCTGAACTGCCGGTCGCGCACGGCCTGGAGGTGACGGCCGTGGCTGGCGCGGACGGGCTGCGCACGACGTGGTCGTGGGCGCCCGGTGCCTGGTCCGAGGCCGAGGTGGCGGCGCTCGCCGAGGCGTGGCACGAGGCGCTGGCCGTGCTGGCACAGGCCGGTCCGGCGGGCGGTCACACGCCGTCCGACCTGCCGCTGGTGTCCCTTTCGCAAGCCGAGATCGACGAACTCGAAGCCGAGTTCGGGAACGAGTGGAGGTAACTCGCGGTGACCCGGTCCGGAATCTCCGACGTCCTGCCCCTGTCGCCGTTGCAGGAGGGGCTGCTGTTCCACGCCCAGTACGACGACGAGGGCGCCCCCGACGTCTACGCCGCCCAGCTCGTTCTCGAGCTGCCGGGCGACGTCTCCCCCGCCGCCGTGCGGGCGGCCGGTCAGGCGCTGCTCGACCGGCATCCCAACCTGCGCGCCTGCTTCCGCCGCCGGGAGTCGGGGCCGCCGGTGCAGATCGTGCCGACGGACGTCGAACTCCCGTGGTCCGAGGCCGACTTGTCGGCGTCCGACGGTGCCGGCCGGGAGGCGGCCTGGCAGCGGCTGCTCGACGAGGAGCGCACCCGGCGCTTCGACCTGGCCCGGCCCCCGCTGCTGCGCCACCTCCTCGTGCGGTGGGCGCCGGACCGCTACCGGCTGGTGGTCACCAACCATCACATCCTGCTCGACGGCTGGTCGAAGCAGTTGCTGGTACGGGAGCTGGGGGCGCTCCTCGCGGGCGAGCACCCGACCGCGCTGCCGCACGTGCCGCCGTTCCGTGACTATCTGGCGTGGCTGGCGCGCCAGGACCGGCCGGCGGCCGAACAGGCGTGGCGGGACGCCCTGTCGGGGGCCGAGCCGACGCTGCTGGCGCCCGGTGTCCCGACCGCGCCGGTCCTGCCGGACGAGCTGGTCGTGGAGCTGTCCGAGGAGGTGACCGCGCGCGCCGAGGCGACGGCACGGGCGCTCGGCGTCACCCTCAACACGGTCGTGCAGGGCGCGTGGGGTGTGCTGCTGGGCCGGCTCACCGGGCGCGGCGACGCCGTGTTCGGGCAGACCGTTTCGGTGCGTCCGCCGGAGCTGGTGAACGTGGCGTCGATGGTCGGCTTCTGCATCAACACCGTCCCGCTGCGGGTGCGTTGGGACGACGGCGAGAGTGTCGCCGACCTCCTCACCGGGCTCCAGGCGCGGCAGGCGGGCCTGTTGCCGCACCAGCACATCGGCCTCGCCGGCATCCGGCACGCCACCGGCACCGGTGACCTCTTCGACACCCTCTTCGCCTTCGAGAACCACCCCGCGACGGGGTCCGCCGCCGGTCTCGCCCAGCTCGCGGGCCGCGACGCCACGCACTACCCGCTGACCCTCGCCGTCCTGCCCGGCACGCGCCTCGCGCTGCGCCTGTCGTACCGGCCCGAGGTGTTCGACGAGCAGGGCGCGCGTACGCTGCTCGACCGGTTCGCCGTGGTGCTGGAGGCGTTGACCGGCGATGTGAAGCGCCGGGTCGGTGAGGTGGAGGTGCTGCTGCCGGGCGAACGGGAGCGGCTGACGGGGCGGTCGGCGGAGGTGCCCTCGGACGACACGATCCCCGCCCTGTTCGCCCGCCAGGCGGCCCGCACGCCGGAGGCGACGGCCGTGGTGTCCGGGACGACCCGGCTCACCTACGCCGAGCTGGACGAGCGGTCGGACCGGCTCGCGGGGCTGCTGGCCGAGCGGGGAGCGGGCCCGGAGCGGCTGGTGGCGCTGGCCCTGCCGCGCGGCGCCGATCTCGTCGTGGCCGTGCTGGCGGTCCTCAAGTCCGGTGCCGCGTATGTGCCGTTGGACCCGGACTACCCGCAGGAGCGGCTGGCGTTCACGCTGGCGGACTCGGCCCCGGTGCTGGTGGTCACGGACGGCTCCGTGCCGCCGGGCTGCGCGGTTCCCGTGGTCACGGTCGCCGAGTCCCTGAACCACCCGCGTGTGCCGGTGCCGGTGTCCGCCGCCGCCGACAACGCCGCGTACGTCATCTACACCTCGGGCTCGACGGGCCGCCCCAAGGGCGTCGTGGTGCCGCACCGCAACGTCGTCCGGCTGCTCGCGGCCACGCGCGGCTGGTTCGACTTCGGGGCGGACGACGTGTGGACGCTGTTCCACTCGTACGCCTTCGACTTCTCGGTGTGGGAGCTGTGGGGCGCGCTGCTGCACGGCGGCACGCTCGTGGTCGTGCCGCACGCGGTGAGCCGTGAACCGGCGGAGTTCCTGCGGCTGTTGGCGCGTGAGCGGGTGACGGTCCTCAGCCAGACGCCGTCGGCGTTCGGCGAACTGGTGCGCGCCGACGCCGCGTTGCCCGAGGTGGGGCGGGAACTGGCGTTGCGGTACGTGGTGTTCGGGGGTGAGGCGCTGGACGCCGGGCCGGTCGCGGAGTGGTTCACGCGGCACGCGCCGGACGCGCCGGTGCTGGTCAACATGTACGGGATCACGGAGACGACCGTCCATGTCACCGCGCTGCCGCTCGCCGAGGAGGCGGCCGGTGACGGGCGGGGGCGGATCGGGCAGGCGATACCCGACCTGCGCGTGTACGTCCTGGACGCGGGGCTGCGGCTCGTGCCGCCCGGCGCGACGGGCGAGTTGTACGTCGCCGGCGCCGGACTCGCGCGCGGGTACCTGGGCCGGCCGGGTCTGTCGGCCGGGCGGTTCGTGGCGGATCCGTTCGGCGGGCCCGGGGAGCGGATGTACCGCACGGGGGACCTGGCGCGCTGGTCGGCGGACGGCGGCCTGGAGTACGCGGGACGCGCGGACGACCAGGTGAAGATCCGGGGGTTCCGGATCGAACCGGGTGAGGTCGCGGCGGCACTGGCCAAGGTCGCGGGGGTCACCCAGGCGACCGTGGTGGTCCTCGACGGAAGGCTGGTCGGCTACGTCGTCGGTGACGGCCTCGACGCCGAGACGGTCCGCCGCACCGCCGCGCGGACCCTGCCGGAGCACATGGTCCCGGCCGCCGTCGTCGCCCTGGACCGGCTGCCGATGACCGCGAACGGCAAGGTGGACCGGGCCGCGCTGCCCGCCCCCGCCGCGCACGGCCGGGGCCGCGCCCCGCGCACCCCGCGCGAGGAGATCCTGTGCGGCCTGTTCGCCGACGTCCTCGGCGTCGCGGCGCACCGACTCGGCGCGGACGACGGCTTCTTCGCCCTCGGTGGCGACTCCCTGCTCGCGATGCGCCTCACCGACCGGATCCGGGGCGCCTTCGGTACGGCGCTGCCGGTCCGCGCGGTGTTCGAGGCCCCGACCCCGGCCGGGCTCGCGACGCGGCTCGGCGCGGCGGACGGGGTGAGCCGGCCCGACCTCGTGCGGTACGAGCGCGGTCCCGCCCCGCTGCCGCTGTCGTACGCCCAGCAGCGGCTGTGGTTCCTCGGCCGCCTCGACGGCGGCAACACCACGTACACCGTCCCCTGGGCGCTGCGCCTGACCGGACCCCTCGAACGGGTCGCGCTGGAGGCCGCGTTGGGCGATGTGGTCGCCCGGCACGAGCCGTTGCGCACCCTGCACCCCGACTTCCAGGGCGCCCCCTATCAGCACATCCTCGGCCCGCGGGAGGGCCGCCCGGCGCTCACCGTCACACCGGCCACCGAGGCCGCACTGCCCGCGCTGATGACGGCCGCCGCCCGCCACCGCTTCGACCTCGCGACCGAACTCCCGCTGCGGGTCACCCTGTTCACGCTCGACGCCGACACGCACGTCCTGCTGCTGCTCGCGCACCACATCGCGGTCGACGGCTGGTCGATGGCCCCGCTGCTGCGGGACCTGTCGCAGGCGTACGCGGCCCGGCTCACCGGCGAACCGCCGCAGTGGGCCGAACTCCCCGTGCGGTACGCGGACTTCGCGCGCTGGCAGCGTGAGCTGCTGGGGTCGGCGAGCGACCCGGACAGCCTGATGAGCCGTCACATCGCTTTCTGGCGCGACGCCTTGGCCGGTGCCCCGGACGAACTGCCGCTGCCCGTCGACCGGGTGCGGCCCGAAGAGCCCAGCGGGGACGGAGCACGGGTCGCGTTCACGCTCGACGCCGAGCTGCACGCCGGGCTCGTGGCGCTCGCCGCCGAGGCCCGGGTGACGGTGTTCATGGTGCTCCAGGCGGGCCTGGCCGCCCTGTTGACCCGGTTCGGCGCGGGCACGGACGTCACGCTGGGGACTCCGGTCGCCGGGCGGGACGACAGCGGGCTCGACGATCTCGTCGGGTTCTTCGTGAACAGCCTGACCCTGCGCACGGACACCTCGGGCGACCCCGCGTTCCGTGAACTGCTGGACCGGGTCCGGGAATTCGACCTCGCCGCGTACGCCCATCAGGACGTGCCGTTCGATCTGCTGGTGGACGCCCTCGCGCCGAAGCGCAGCCTCGCCCGGCATCCGCTGTTCCAGGTCGTGCTGGCGTTCACCGGGCACAGCTCGCAGGCGGACCTCGCGCTGCCCGGCGTGGAGGCGAGCCATGAGCTGGTGGAGACCGGGGCGGCCCGTTTCGACCTGTCCCTGT encodes:
- a CDS encoding non-ribosomal peptide synthetase — its product is MTRSGISDVLPLSPLQEGLLFHAQYDDEGAPDVYAAQLVLELPGDVSPAAVRAAGQALLDRHPNLRACFRRRESGPPVQIVPTDVELPWSEADLSASDGAGREAAWQRLLDEERTRRFDLARPPLLRHLLVRWAPDRYRLVVTNHHILLDGWSKQLLVRELGALLAGEHPTALPHVPPFRDYLAWLARQDRPAAEQAWRDALSGAEPTLLAPGVPTAPVLPDELVVELSEEVTARAEATARALGVTLNTVVQGAWGVLLGRLTGRGDAVFGQTVSVRPPELVNVASMVGFCINTVPLRVRWDDGESVADLLTGLQARQAGLLPHQHIGLAGIRHATGTGDLFDTLFAFENHPATGSAAGLAQLAGRDATHYPLTLAVLPGTRLALRLSYRPEVFDEQGARTLLDRFAVVLEALTGDVKRRVGEVEVLLPGERERLTGRSAEVPSDDTIPALFARQAARTPEATAVVSGTTRLTYAELDERSDRLAGLLAERGAGPERLVALALPRGADLVVAVLAVLKSGAAYVPLDPDYPQERLAFTLADSAPVLVVTDGSVPPGCAVPVVTVAESLNHPRVPVPVSAAADNAAYVIYTSGSTGRPKGVVVPHRNVVRLLAATRGWFDFGADDVWTLFHSYAFDFSVWELWGALLHGGTLVVVPHAVSREPAEFLRLLARERVTVLSQTPSAFGELVRADAALPEVGRELALRYVVFGGEALDAGPVAEWFTRHAPDAPVLVNMYGITETTVHVTALPLAEEAAGDGRGRIGQAIPDLRVYVLDAGLRLVPPGATGELYVAGAGLARGYLGRPGLSAGRFVADPFGGPGERMYRTGDLARWSADGGLEYAGRADDQVKIRGFRIEPGEVAAALAKVAGVTQATVVVLDGRLVGYVVGDGLDAETVRRTAARTLPEHMVPAAVVALDRLPMTANGKVDRAALPAPAAHGRGRAPRTPREEILCGLFADVLGVAAHRLGADDGFFALGGDSLLAMRLTDRIRGAFGTALPVRAVFEAPTPAGLATRLGAADGVSRPDLVRYERGPAPLPLSYAQQRLWFLGRLDGGNTTYTVPWALRLTGPLERVALEAALGDVVARHEPLRTLHPDFQGAPYQHILGPREGRPALTVTPATEAALPALMTAAARHRFDLATELPLRVTLFTLDADTHVLLLLAHHIAVDGWSMAPLLRDLSQAYAARLTGEPPQWAELPVRYADFARWQRELLGSASDPDSLMSRHIAFWRDALAGAPDELPLPVDRVRPEEPSGDGARVAFTLDAELHAGLVALAAEARVTVFMVLQAGLAALLTRFGAGTDVTLGTPVAGRDDSGLDDLVGFFVNSLTLRTDTSGDPAFRELLDRVREFDLAAYAHQDVPFDLLVDALAPKRSLARHPLFQVVLAFTGHSSQADLALPGVEASHELVETGAARFDLSLYLNERRSEDGVPAGVDGIAEYSTDLFDADTVERLARALVRFLGAVVADPAVRIGAVDLAGDEVRRCPAPVAQTPGTALPGAAPEPSGNPAERVLAELFGELLNLSEVPLDEDFFALGGDSITSIRLVSRAAEAGVVITARDVFKHQTVRELAAVARGPVAAGGADDGVGAVPLTPVMRWLLERGGEIGRFSQSGVLTVPAGAGLSHLTGALQAVLDRHDMLRSRLVLTPGQAPRLEVAPAGAVRADEVLSRRDVSEADARTEATPLHTAVAEEHTDSLAQLSPTTGDMLRAVWFDAGPDRPGRLLLTIHHLAVDGVSWRILIHDLETAWTALKEGRTHRLPRVGTSFRRWAHALEEQARTRASEVDLWRGIVQAPQLPLGARPVDPDRDTTATARTLRVSLPPETTASLLTTAPAAFGTGVQDVLLTALALAAAARYGTRHAVIDVEGHGREELTPDLELSRTVGWFTSLYPVHLDLDGTDVTEALAGGPAADLAVTRIAAHLRQLPDHGAGYGLLRHLNPDTTPELAKAPTPALCFNYLGRFDAPTGTPWTLAPESDALGTGADPDLAAAHALEVTAMVRDTADGPRLHADWTWPDGVLTEPEVQALAESWSAALTALVTRAGEAGEAADAAEPAFSQDEFDELTAGLDD